One window of the Roseovarius sp. THAF9 genome contains the following:
- a CDS encoding SPOR domain-containing protein — translation MAQMHGVSDETGTVRQISVQKFTNMAGAAISLALVIGIGVWGYKILARDVSGVPVVRVAEGPMRIQPENPGGSTAENQGLAVNDVAADGSAAQPADRLVLAPEPLTLSLEDTPQADIPVAAPATGAEDATEEVAPIAESEDAVETDEDAATLAALNTLADELSDGVAPLTPVAPATEDSTDNAAPDPAPDAEEETAAEPEESTATQVTEGLGRSLRPRARPAQVSTVEDAVAASVAAQAAPEINPDTIPAGTRMAQLGAFESAAIAEQQWGKLSDKFAEYLDDKQRVIQKAQSGGRTFYRLRAMGFGDLSDARRFCSALVAEKADCIPVVTR, via the coding sequence ATGGCACAGATGCATGGTGTCTCCGATGAAACGGGGACAGTTCGGCAGATATCAGTTCAGAAATTCACCAATATGGCAGGCGCGGCGATATCGCTGGCCCTCGTGATCGGGATCGGAGTCTGGGGTTACAAGATCCTCGCGCGCGATGTCAGCGGCGTGCCGGTGGTGCGCGTCGCCGAAGGCCCGATGCGTATTCAGCCCGAGAACCCCGGTGGCTCCACGGCTGAAAACCAGGGGCTTGCGGTCAATGACGTGGCCGCCGACGGCTCTGCGGCACAGCCGGCGGACCGGCTCGTTCTGGCACCGGAACCGCTGACACTCAGCCTGGAGGACACGCCTCAGGCAGACATTCCGGTTGCCGCTCCGGCAACAGGGGCCGAGGATGCAACAGAAGAAGTGGCTCCAATCGCCGAGTCCGAGGATGCCGTTGAAACCGACGAAGACGCAGCCACTCTGGCCGCTCTCAACACCTTGGCCGACGAATTGTCCGATGGTGTCGCCCCCCTGACTCCGGTTGCCCCTGCAACGGAAGACAGCACTGACAACGCCGCCCCCGACCCGGCGCCTGACGCCGAAGAAGAGACTGCGGCAGAGCCTGAAGAATCCACTGCCACACAGGTGACTGAAGGTCTTGGACGCTCATTGCGGCCCAGGGCGCGCCCCGCGCAGGTCAGCACTGTTGAGGATGCTGTCGCCGCAAGCGTCGCCGCGCAGGCCGCGCCCGAGATCAACCCCGACACCATCCCCGCCGGCACACGCATGGCCCAGCTCGGCGCCTTTGAAAGCGCCGCCATTGCAGAACAGCAATGGGGCAAGCTGTCGGACAAGTTCGCGGAATATCTCGACGATAAGCAGCGGGTGATCCAGAAAGCGCAAAGCGGTGGCCGTACCTTCTATCGCTTGCGGGCCATGGGCTTCGGCGACCTCAGCGATGCGCGTCGCTTCTGCTCGGCCCTCGTCGCCGAGAAGGCCGATTGCATCCCGGTGGTGACAAGGTGA
- the argS gene encoding arginine--tRNA ligase, whose translation MNLFTEIRACVLAALDTMQGQGQLPAGLEMSNVTVEPPRDPAHGDMATNAAMVLAKPSGQKPRDIADTLAGLLAADDRIESAEVAGPGFLNLRLSDTLWQDVLRATLERGEAYGRSELGRGKKVNVEYVSANPTGPLHVGHTRGAVFGDALASLLDYVGYDVTREYYINDGGAQVDVLARSVYLRYLEAHGQEIAFEDGTYPGDYLIAVGEALKAKVGDAYVGQTEAVWLEDVRDFATDAMMDLIREDLRALGVQMDVFYSEKSLYGTGRIEQALDALEAKGLIYEGVLEPPKGKKPEDWEPREQTLFKSTEHGDDVDRPVKKSDGSWTYFAPDIAYHYDKVERGFDALIDVFGADHGGYVKRMKAAVSALTDGRVPLDIKLTQLVKLYKDGEPFKMSKRAGTFVTLRDVVDQVGPDVTRFVMLTRKNDAPLDFDFDKVLEQSKENPVFYVQYAHARVSSVMRKAREAGIDVDDTTLAEADLTLLQDSAQLAVAKKIAEWPRMVEIAGRTNEPHRVAFYLYDLASDLHSLWNRGNDLPALRFLDETDIAGSQAKIALARAVTVVISAGLGILGVTPAEEMR comes from the coding sequence ATGAACCTGTTTACCGAAATCCGCGCCTGTGTGCTTGCCGCTCTCGATACCATGCAGGGTCAGGGGCAACTGCCCGCCGGCCTTGAGATGTCGAACGTCACGGTCGAGCCGCCCCGCGATCCCGCGCATGGCGACATGGCCACCAACGCGGCGATGGTTCTGGCCAAGCCCTCTGGCCAAAAACCCCGCGATATCGCCGACACGCTGGCCGGTCTCTTGGCCGCCGATGACCGGATCGAGAGCGCCGAAGTGGCGGGACCGGGCTTTCTGAACCTGCGCCTGTCCGACACGCTCTGGCAGGACGTCCTGCGCGCCACGCTTGAGCGCGGCGAGGCCTATGGCCGGTCCGAGCTGGGCAGGGGCAAAAAGGTCAATGTCGAATACGTCTCGGCCAACCCGACCGGCCCTCTGCATGTGGGTCACACCCGCGGCGCAGTCTTCGGCGATGCGCTGGCCAGCCTGCTGGATTACGTGGGCTACGATGTCACCCGCGAATACTACATCAACGACGGCGGCGCGCAGGTCGACGTGCTCGCGCGCTCCGTCTACCTGCGGTATCTAGAGGCGCATGGCCAGGAAATCGCCTTCGAAGACGGCACCTATCCGGGCGACTACCTGATCGCGGTCGGTGAAGCGCTCAAGGCCAAGGTGGGCGACGCATATGTCGGCCAGACGGAGGCCGTCTGGCTGGAAGACGTCCGCGACTTTGCCACCGACGCGATGATGGATCTGATCCGCGAAGACCTGCGTGCTCTCGGTGTCCAGATGGACGTCTTCTACAGCGAGAAGTCCCTCTATGGCACGGGCCGGATCGAGCAGGCGCTTGACGCGCTGGAGGCCAAGGGTCTGATCTACGAAGGCGTGCTCGAGCCGCCCAAAGGCAAGAAGCCCGAAGATTGGGAGCCGCGCGAACAGACGCTCTTCAAATCCACCGAACATGGCGACGATGTCGATCGACCGGTCAAGAAATCCGACGGCAGCTGGACCTACTTCGCGCCCGACATCGCCTATCACTACGATAAGGTCGAGCGTGGCTTCGACGCGCTGATCGATGTCTTCGGCGCCGACCATGGCGGCTACGTCAAAAGGATGAAGGCGGCTGTCAGCGCGCTCACCGATGGCCGCGTGCCGCTCGACATCAAACTTACTCAGCTGGTCAAGCTCTACAAGGACGGCGAGCCGTTCAAGATGTCCAAGCGGGCAGGGACCTTCGTCACCCTGCGTGACGTTGTCGACCAGGTCGGTCCGGACGTGACCCGTTTCGTCATGCTGACCCGCAAGAACGACGCGCCGCTCGATTTCGACTTCGACAAGGTTCTGGAGCAATCCAAGGAAAACCCCGTCTTTTACGTGCAATACGCTCATGCGCGAGTGTCCTCCGTCATGCGCAAGGCGCGTGAGGCCGGGATTGATGTCGATGATACCACCCTGGCCGAAGCTGATCTCACTCTGCTTCAGGACAGTGCGCAGCTGGCCGTCGCCAAAAAAATCGCCGAATGGCCCCGCATGGTCGAGATCGCGGGCCGCACGAACGAGCCGCATCGCGTCGCCTTCTATCTCTACGACCTCGCCAGTGACCTGCACAGCCTTTGGAACCGGGGCAACGACCTGCCGGCGCTTCGCTTCCTCGACGAGACCGATATCGCCGGTTCGCAGGCGAAAATTGCGCTTGCGCGGGCCGTAACCGTTGTTATTTCCGCCGGTCTTGGTATCTTGGGCGTAACTCCGGCCGAAGAGATGCGGTAA
- a CDS encoding sodium:proton antiporter, producing the protein MATGGTEGAIDPVMAVALVGALGVGAQWVAWRLRMPAIVLMLAAGLIAGPILGIFDPARDIGTLMGPMISIAVAIILFEGGLTLDFHSLRGAEQGVKRLVLLGAPVGWIGSALALHYVGGLSWESSAVFGGIMIVTGPTVIAPLLRQARLNRRPAQLLQWEAIVNDPIGALAAVLAFEVVVLTASESSLGLAAWQIIRGIVVAGALGWAGGWVLSEAFRRAYVPEYMKVPVLFAILLGIFAVTDYMLHESGLLAVTVMGVVMANANLPSYTELRRFKEHATILLVSGVFILLAASMDVATLKRINWNAAAMVAVVILLVRPLTVLFSLAFTNIPFRERLLVGLTGPRGVVLVAVAGLFGERLVAEGVEDAAFLTPFAFALVAATVVLHGFTLAPLARAMGLAGKGQPGVLLSGGSQFATSFAKTLQDLEVPILITDTNRARLRSAREAGLPTFFGDVLSEAAEHSAEIMKYGVVLALSDNDAYNTLVATDLAPEFGRENVYQLGRAKQDSKRHALPASLGGRVVAQGYGYTDLASRMVQDWQVRATNMTDDFTMEDWSAQNEEGIPLATHSPTTGLRFLSETSKVETGGEFKLLWLGPPREDKTPEASAETDSAD; encoded by the coding sequence ATGGCAACTGGCGGTACGGAGGGTGCGATCGACCCGGTCATGGCGGTCGCGCTGGTGGGGGCACTCGGCGTCGGAGCCCAATGGGTGGCGTGGCGACTGCGGATGCCGGCGATCGTGCTGATGCTGGCTGCGGGCCTCATCGCGGGGCCGATCCTCGGCATTTTTGATCCCGCGCGCGACATCGGCACGCTCATGGGACCTATGATTTCCATCGCCGTTGCAATCATTCTTTTTGAGGGCGGCCTGACGCTTGACTTCCACTCCCTTCGCGGGGCCGAGCAAGGGGTCAAGCGCCTGGTCCTTCTGGGCGCGCCCGTGGGCTGGATCGGCAGCGCTCTGGCGTTGCATTATGTGGGCGGTCTCAGCTGGGAAAGTTCCGCAGTCTTCGGCGGCATCATGATCGTCACAGGTCCCACCGTCATCGCACCGCTTTTGCGCCAGGCGCGTCTCAATCGTCGCCCCGCGCAGCTGTTGCAATGGGAAGCCATCGTCAACGATCCCATCGGCGCGCTTGCCGCCGTGCTGGCGTTCGAGGTTGTCGTCCTCACGGCCAGCGAGAGCAGCCTCGGCCTCGCGGCTTGGCAGATCATCCGTGGTATCGTCGTCGCGGGCGCGCTTGGCTGGGCCGGAGGTTGGGTTCTCAGCGAGGCTTTCCGCCGGGCGTACGTGCCGGAATACATGAAGGTGCCTGTGCTCTTCGCCATCCTGCTCGGAATCTTCGCGGTCACCGATTACATGCTTCACGAAAGTGGCCTTCTGGCGGTCACCGTCATGGGCGTAGTCATGGCCAACGCCAACCTGCCCAGCTATACCGAGCTGCGCCGCTTCAAAGAGCACGCGACGATCCTGTTGGTCTCGGGCGTGTTTATCCTCTTGGCTGCCAGCATGGATGTCGCAACACTCAAAAGGATCAACTGGAACGCGGCCGCAATGGTGGCGGTCGTGATCTTGCTGGTGCGCCCGCTGACTGTGCTGTTCTCGCTGGCCTTCACCAACATTCCCTTCCGCGAGCGACTGCTTGTCGGGCTGACCGGGCCGCGCGGCGTCGTGCTGGTCGCGGTCGCGGGTCTTTTTGGCGAGCGGCTTGTGGCCGAAGGGGTCGAGGACGCAGCCTTTCTCACCCCTTTCGCTTTTGCGCTGGTCGCCGCGACGGTGGTTCTGCACGGCTTCACGCTGGCTCCGCTGGCCCGCGCCATGGGACTGGCGGGCAAGGGGCAGCCGGGCGTTCTGCTGTCGGGGGGATCGCAATTCGCCACCTCCTTCGCCAAAACACTTCAGGACCTCGAGGTGCCGATCCTGATCACCGACACCAACCGCGCGCGCCTGCGCAGCGCACGCGAAGCCGGGTTGCCGACCTTCTTCGGCGACGTGCTGTCCGAGGCCGCCGAGCACAGCGCCGAGATCATGAAATACGGCGTCGTTCTCGCGCTCAGTGACAACGATGCCTACAACACGCTGGTCGCCACCGACCTCGCGCCGGAGTTCGGGCGCGAGAACGTCTACCAGCTTGGCCGCGCCAAGCAGGACAGCAAGCGTCACGCGCTTCCCGCCTCGCTGGGCGGGCGCGTCGTGGCGCAGGGCTATGGCTATACCGATTTGGCGAGCAGGATGGTCCAAGACTGGCAGGTCCGCGCCACCAACATGACCGACGACTTCACGATGGAGGACTGGTCAGCCCAGAACGAAGAAGGCATCCCCCTCGCCACGCACAGCCCGACCACCGGTCTGCGGTTCCTGTCCGAAACCTCGAAAGTCGAGACCGGCGGCGAGTTCAAGCTTCTTTGGCTCGGCCCGCCGCGCGAGGACAAGACACCCGAGGCGTCCGCCGAGACGGACAGCGCGGATTGA
- a CDS encoding deoxyguanosinetriphosphate triphosphohydrolase codes for MHTPYASDPATARARLYAEEESAFRSCYQRDRDRIIHSSAFRRLKHKTQVFVEHEGDYFRTRLTHSIEVAQVARTIAGALGLNVELTEAVALAHDLGHTPFGHTGEDALDTLMAQYGGFDHNAQAIRIVTSLERHYAEFDGLNLTWDTLEGIAKHNGPVTGDLPYALADYDARHDLELDTYASAEAQVAALADDVAYNNHDLHDGLRAKLFSEDDIAELPVVGACYSEVDTKYPGLDPYRRRHEALRRVFGVMVTDVIETSHALLQRAAPANAQAVRDLGRPVIRFSEPMWSDLQQIRSFLFKRMYRAPKVVEMRRRVTNVVEDLFPFYMSHPDFLPRRWRHDVARAPDETALARLVADYIAGMTDRFALEAHARLLGGDADVSERKGI; via the coding sequence ATGCATACCCCTTATGCTTCGGATCCGGCAACGGCGCGCGCACGTCTATACGCCGAGGAAGAAAGCGCATTTCGGTCTTGTTATCAAAGGGATCGCGACCGGATCATCCATTCCAGCGCGTTTCGCCGTCTCAAGCACAAGACGCAAGTTTTCGTCGAGCACGAGGGCGATTATTTCCGCACCCGCCTCACACACTCGATCGAGGTGGCGCAAGTGGCCCGGACGATCGCCGGGGCGCTTGGCCTGAATGTCGAACTGACCGAGGCCGTGGCGTTGGCGCATGATTTGGGCCACACACCTTTCGGCCACACGGGCGAAGACGCGCTCGACACGCTGATGGCGCAGTATGGCGGGTTTGATCATAACGCGCAGGCCATTCGCATCGTCACCTCGCTGGAGCGGCATTATGCTGAGTTCGACGGCCTGAACCTAACATGGGACACGCTAGAAGGCATCGCCAAGCATAACGGTCCTGTCACGGGTGATCTGCCCTATGCGCTGGCCGACTATGATGCCCGCCACGACCTTGAACTCGACACATATGCCAGTGCCGAGGCGCAAGTGGCCGCACTTGCCGATGACGTAGCCTATAATAATCACGACCTGCATGACGGCCTGCGCGCAAAACTTTTCAGCGAAGACGACATTGCCGAGCTTCCCGTCGTCGGCGCGTGCTACAGCGAAGTGGATACGAAGTATCCTGGCCTCGATCCCTATCGCCGACGGCACGAGGCGCTGCGCCGGGTCTTTGGCGTCATGGTCACGGACGTGATCGAAACCTCGCACGCGCTTCTTCAGCGCGCCGCGCCGGCCAACGCTCAGGCAGTACGCGACCTTGGCCGTCCCGTGATCCGCTTTTCTGAACCGATGTGGTCTGATCTTCAGCAAATAAGGTCATTTCTTTTCAAGCGTATGTACCGTGCTCCTAAAGTGGTTGAGATGCGCAGGCGTGTCACGAATGTAGTCGAGGACCTGTTTCCGTTCTACATGTCACACCCCGACTTTCTTCCGCGGCGGTGGCGCCACGACGTGGCCCGCGCCCCCGATGAAACGGCGCTGGCGCGTTTGGTCGCCGACTATATCGCGGGGATGACGGACCGGTTCGCGCTCGAGGCTCATGCGCGGCTGCTGGGCGGCGACGCCGACGTGAGCGAGAGAAAGGGAATATAG
- a CDS encoding iron-sulfur cluster assembly accessory protein, whose product MQMPPKVTQRAYERLAEIGAGEQGQALRVAVEGGGCSGFQYDIKLDAPTGDDLVLESGDGQKVIVDSVSLPFLAGATIDFTEELIGARFTIDNPNVTSACGCGTSFSM is encoded by the coding sequence ATGCAAATGCCCCCCAAAGTGACGCAACGCGCTTATGAACGCCTTGCTGAAATCGGTGCCGGCGAACAGGGTCAGGCCCTGCGCGTCGCCGTCGAAGGCGGCGGGTGTTCGGGCTTTCAGTACGACATCAAGCTGGACGCACCCACGGGTGATGACCTTGTTCTGGAAAGCGGCGATGGTCAGAAAGTCATCGTCGACAGCGTGTCCCTGCCCTTTTTGGCCGGGGCGACGATCGACTTCACCGAGGAACTGATCGGCGCCCGGTTCACCATCGACAACCCGAACGTGACCAGCGCCTGTGGCTGCGGGACGTCTTTTTCAATGTGA
- a CDS encoding DMT family transporter: MIARGREAVFLGVSLAVIYTLLITGADAITKLFSTNFAAPQMFALSGGLVALFCLAAGHKSAATRVLATRCPRIMALRAAATVIGTCAFFYAFKLLPFAEVFLFIAIIPVLAALLSRVMLKESAGGQVWGAMILGVLGMAALFQDGVDSFGAGHFVAFLAVAMGAVSMVASRYIGQRDPGGLLSQVFYPNLALMVVMSAALPFVFVPMGWLDVLWVGYYAALLFAARWVLVAALKLLPAYVVTPLMNLQFLWMVAIGSVAFGERTGAGVFLGAALMIAAGAWLVWDQVRIHAPKTAVPAE, encoded by the coding sequence ATGATCGCCCGTGGCCGCGAGGCGGTCTTTTTGGGGGTGTCCCTGGCAGTGATCTACACGTTGCTGATCACAGGCGCTGATGCCATCACCAAGCTTTTTTCAACCAATTTTGCCGCCCCCCAGATGTTCGCGCTCTCCGGCGGTCTGGTCGCACTTTTTTGTCTTGCAGCGGGCCACAAATCCGCCGCCACACGCGTACTTGCCACCCGTTGCCCACGCATCATGGCCCTGCGCGCCGCCGCCACCGTCATCGGCACTTGCGCCTTCTTCTATGCGTTCAAGCTGCTGCCCTTCGCCGAGGTGTTCCTGTTTATCGCCATCATCCCGGTCCTCGCCGCGCTTCTGTCGCGGGTGATGCTGAAAGAAAGCGCGGGCGGGCAGGTCTGGGGCGCGATGATCCTGGGCGTCCTTGGGATGGCCGCGCTGTTTCAAGACGGCGTGGACAGTTTCGGGGCAGGCCATTTTGTTGCATTTCTTGCCGTTGCGATGGGGGCGGTTTCCATGGTCGCCTCGCGTTATATCGGCCAGCGAGACCCGGGTGGACTTCTGTCACAGGTTTTCTATCCGAACCTCGCGCTGATGGTCGTTATGAGCGCTGCCTTGCCCTTCGTATTCGTGCCGATGGGTTGGTTGGATGTGCTGTGGGTCGGCTATTACGCCGCGCTGCTGTTTGCCGCGCGCTGGGTTCTCGTGGCCGCGCTCAAACTGCTACCGGCTTACGTGGTCACGCCCTTAATGAACCTGCAGTTTCTCTGGATGGTCGCTATCGGATCGGTCGCGTTCGGCGAGCGGACCGGGGCAGGGGTGTTTCTTGGCGCAGCCCTAATGATCGCAGCCGGCGCATGGCTGGTCTGGGACCAGGTCCGTATCCACGCGCCGAAAACAGCCGTTCCTGCCGAATAG
- a CDS encoding DUF6749 family protein: MVAIRKTRHVENFAASNEASLHDGTAVEAFTSSLHAAGDMLDGAATEMFTSSLGPVAESSRMTGDAVEAFTSSLAPTVSSHAGTGDAVELFTSSLGPARADRADEGDVVGAFTSSL, from the coding sequence ATGGTTGCAATTCGCAAAACTCGCCACGTCGAAAACTTCGCCGCCTCCAACGAGGCCAGCCTTCATGACGGCACCGCTGTCGAAGCGTTCACCTCGTCCCTACACGCCGCCGGCGATATGCTGGACGGCGCCGCAACCGAGATGTTCACCTCCAGCCTGGGTCCGGTCGCCGAGTCCAGCCGGATGACCGGTGACGCGGTCGAGGCTTTCACCTCCAGCCTCGCGCCCACGGTCTCGTCCCATGCGGGCACCGGAGACGCGGTCGAACTCTTCACGTCCAGCCTTGGCCCCGCACGGGCAGACCGCGCAGACGAAGGCGACGTTGTCGGCGCCTTCACGTCGAGCCTGTAA
- the xth gene encoding exodeoxyribonuclease III: MKIASFNINGIKARLNALTDWLDDAQPDVALLQEIKTVDEGFPREIFEDRGYNVETHGQKGFNGVAILSKPPLEDVTRGLPGDDEDDHARWIEATVVGDVSSVRLCGLYLPNGNPAPGPKYDYKLAWMQRQKARATELLASEEPFLMAGDYNVIPQDDDAKHPEAWAEDALALPQSRAAFRELLAMGFTEAFRARVHGPGHYTFWDYQAGAWNRDDGIRIDHFLLSPQAADHLVDVGIDKDIRGREKPSDHVPVWVELDI; encoded by the coding sequence ATGAAGATCGCCAGTTTCAACATCAACGGGATCAAGGCGCGTCTGAACGCCCTGACCGACTGGCTCGACGACGCGCAACCTGACGTCGCGCTGTTGCAAGAGATCAAGACGGTCGACGAGGGTTTCCCGCGCGAGATATTCGAGGACCGCGGCTATAACGTCGAAACCCACGGTCAGAAGGGCTTCAACGGCGTCGCCATCCTATCCAAACCGCCGCTGGAGGACGTCACCCGGGGGCTGCCGGGCGACGACGAGGACGATCACGCAAGGTGGATTGAGGCGACGGTCGTGGGCGATGTTTCTTCGGTGCGATTGTGCGGCCTATATCTGCCCAACGGGAATCCGGCGCCGGGTCCGAAATACGACTACAAGCTGGCCTGGATGCAGCGTCAGAAGGCCCGTGCAACCGAGTTGCTTGCCTCCGAGGAACCTTTCCTGATGGCGGGAGATTACAACGTGATTCCGCAGGACGACGACGCCAAGCACCCGGAGGCCTGGGCCGAGGACGCGCTGGCCCTGCCGCAAAGCCGGGCGGCCTTTCGTGAACTTCTGGCAATGGGGTTTACCGAGGCCTTCCGCGCTAGGGTACACGGGCCGGGTCATTACACGTTCTGGGATTACCAGGCTGGCGCGTGGAACAGGGACGACGGCATTCGCATCGACCATTTTCTGCTAAGCCCGCAGGCGGCAGATCACCTGGTGGACGTGGGTATCGACAAGGATATCCGCGGACGGGAGAAGCCCTCGGACCATGTTCCGGTTTGGGTCGAACTGGATATTTGA
- a CDS encoding porin, with amino-acid sequence MTYSYGTLVGAVVVCLPAGLLAQEFRGVGTLGYAHSSVSNGGGDISSFTLDGAGSVSFDSGVHLGFDGTIAKIDPDGAGDLDTMDLGLTLNYQFNNGAVVGGYLDHASLDPTGAGSLDVTSYGLSGGYVTNQFGIELFLGESETSPSLPAGADWTDYGVNIRYAASEQFRVGGHYINSELSGGGGSVDIAAWGLGASYSFANGLSGFAGVNHLDISNVNADATTYGIGAGYSLDQVMSTSAMLSLELARTDVSLGAGSADVDTVRLGVTVPLVGANAEPPLNSVSRSVMSPRHNAVSTGLDAAF; translated from the coding sequence ATGACTTATTCGTATGGTACCCTTGTGGGGGCTGTGGTGGTTTGCTTGCCGGCTGGCTTGCTGGCGCAGGAATTTCGTGGCGTGGGAACTTTGGGCTACGCCCACTCGTCCGTTTCCAATGGCGGTGGCGACATTTCCTCATTCACCTTGGACGGTGCAGGCTCCGTCAGCTTCGATAGCGGTGTCCATCTCGGCTTTGATGGAACGATTGCAAAAATCGACCCCGACGGAGCTGGTGATCTGGATACAATGGATCTCGGTCTGACACTCAATTACCAGTTCAACAACGGTGCCGTGGTTGGCGGTTATCTCGACCACGCTTCGTTGGACCCGACCGGTGCCGGAAGTCTCGATGTCACCTCTTACGGCTTGAGTGGTGGATATGTGACCAATCAGTTCGGTATCGAGCTTTTCCTTGGGGAATCTGAAACCTCGCCGAGCTTGCCTGCTGGCGCAGACTGGACAGATTACGGCGTAAATATTCGTTATGCGGCGTCGGAACAATTTCGAGTGGGCGGCCACTACATCAACTCCGAGCTTTCCGGCGGTGGTGGCAGCGTCGACATTGCCGCGTGGGGCCTTGGCGCCAGCTACTCCTTTGCGAATGGCTTGAGCGGTTTTGCCGGGGTGAACCATCTGGACATCAGCAACGTGAACGCGGACGCTACGACGTATGGCATCGGTGCAGGCTACAGCCTTGATCAGGTCATGAGTACCTCGGCAATGCTGTCGCTCGAACTGGCGCGGACCGACGTGTCCTTGGGCGCAGGAAGCGCAGATGTGGACACCGTGCGCCTTGGGGTCACAGTTCCTCTTGTCGGTGCCAACGCCGAACCTCCGCTCAACAGCGTTTCGCGCTCTGTCATGTCGCCGCGCCACAATGCAGTATCGACCGGGCTTGACGCGGCGTTCTGA
- a CDS encoding FAD-dependent monooxygenase — MDIASLNCIVLGGGIGGLTTAIMLRRAGAAVRVLEQAPRITEVGSGLQISPNGFVVLEKLGLGSALRATSVRGQSVLLRDYKGAEVVRLDLARLPCGDYHFVHRADLIHILEHAARAAGVEICLDHGVASVSPDPAPKVSLRDGTPLTCDLLVGADGLHSVARQALNGTSAPFFTRQVAWRAVIFETGADPQAQVFMGPHRHLVTYPLRGGRMRNLVAVQERAQWHEESWTAEDDPDTLRGVFDDFGRDAKDLLERVEKVHRWGLFRHPVATKWHLGGVVLAGDAAHPTLPFMAQGANMALEDAYALGTCLDQCADLGSAFAAYQDMRSDRVRRVVAVAGRNAWKYHLAFPPLRRAAHAALRVGGTLMPGRLVGQFDWIYGYDVTATDCGK, encoded by the coding sequence ATGGATATCGCGTCTCTCAACTGCATCGTTCTCGGCGGAGGCATCGGTGGGCTGACTACGGCGATCATGCTGCGCCGCGCGGGCGCCGCCGTGCGTGTTCTCGAACAAGCCCCTCGGATCACGGAAGTGGGTTCAGGGCTGCAGATCAGTCCCAACGGGTTCGTCGTACTCGAGAAGCTGGGCTTGGGCAGTGCACTGAGGGCCACATCCGTGCGCGGGCAGTCGGTACTTCTGCGCGACTACAAGGGGGCCGAGGTCGTGCGGCTTGATCTCGCACGGCTCCCTTGCGGAGACTACCATTTCGTGCACCGCGCCGACCTGATCCATATCCTGGAGCACGCGGCCCGCGCGGCCGGGGTTGAGATATGTCTGGATCATGGGGTGGCGTCCGTGAGCCCGGATCCCGCGCCCAAGGTGTCGCTGCGCGATGGCACGCCGCTGACATGCGACCTGCTTGTCGGCGCGGACGGGCTCCATTCGGTCGCGCGGCAGGCGCTCAACGGCACGTCCGCGCCTTTCTTCACCCGGCAGGTTGCCTGGCGCGCCGTGATCTTCGAAACCGGCGCCGACCCACAGGCGCAAGTTTTCATGGGCCCGCACCGGCATCTTGTCACCTATCCCCTGCGCGGCGGGCGTATGCGCAACCTCGTCGCTGTACAGGAACGGGCCCAGTGGCACGAGGAAAGCTGGACCGCCGAGGATGATCCGGACACGCTGCGCGGCGTCTTCGACGATTTCGGGCGCGACGCGAAGGATTTGCTCGAACGTGTGGAAAAAGTGCATCGGTGGGGGCTTTTCCGCCATCCAGTGGCCACAAAATGGCACTTGGGTGGCGTTGTGCTGGCCGGCGACGCAGCCCACCCGACGCTGCCTTTCATGGCTCAGGGGGCCAATATGGCGCTCGAGGATGCCTACGCGCTTGGCACCTGCCTGGACCAATGCGCTGATCTGGGCAGCGCGTTCGCGGCCTATCAAGACATGCGGTCCGATCGGGTGCGGCGGGTCGTCGCCGTGGCCGGCCGAAATGCATGGAAATACCATCTCGCCTTCCCACCGCTGCGCCGTGCCGCCCACGCGGCGCTGCGGGTCGGCGGGACGTTGATGCCTGGCCGCCTGGTGGGGCAATTCGACTGGATCTATGGCTATGATGTTACGGCTACAGATTGTGGCAAATGA
- the dksA gene encoding RNA polymerase-binding protein DksA: MKQDVVLSEDYTPAEDEPFMNERQVEYFRRKLLTWKSELLEDSRDTIEGLQDGTRAIPDVADRASEETDRALELRTRDRQRKLVAKIDAALRRIDEGEYGYCEVTGEPISLKRLDARPIATMSLEAQERHERREKVHRDD, translated from the coding sequence ATGAAACAGGACGTGGTTCTGTCGGAGGATTACACTCCGGCTGAAGACGAGCCGTTCATGAACGAACGGCAAGTGGAGTATTTTCGTCGCAAGCTGCTGACCTGGAAAAGCGAATTGCTCGAGGACAGCCGCGACACCATCGAAGGCCTTCAGGACGGCACGCGTGCCATCCCCGACGTGGCCGACCGCGCCAGCGAGGAAACCGACCGGGCGCTGGAACTGCGCACACGCGACCGCCAGCGCAAACTGGTCGCCAAGATCGACGCTGCGCTGCGCCGGATTGACGAGGGCGAATACGGCTATTGCGAAGTGACCGGCGAGCCGATCAGCCTCAAGCGTCTGGATGCGCGCCCGATCGCGACGATGAGCCTCGAGGCGCAAGAGCGCCACGAACGGCGCGAAAAGGTTCACCGCGACGACTGA